CTGCCAGGTGGCGACATCGAGCAGGCTCGGGTTGAAGGCGTCCGCGGTCAGTCCGCCGGTCTGCTCCCCCAGCTGGCCGCCCAGGCCCAGCAGCACGTTGTTGCGCAGCATCGAGGCGACGTGGTCATCGCCCACGTAGAACACGTCCGGAGCGGTGCCGGCCGAGAGCTGGGTGAGCAGCTTGGAGTGGTACTCCGAGTAGGAGGGCGTGGGGTTGAAGACCAGCTCGATGTCGGGGTGGGACTCCTTGAAGGCGTCCTGGATCTTGTCGAAGCTCTCGAGGTCCTCGGGGGAGCCCCAGGTGGACCAGATGACCTGACCCTCCGAGCTCGAGCCGCTCGAGCCGCTGCATGCGCTCAGCGCCAGACCGCCCAGGGCGGCGGTGCCGCCCAGGAAGAGTCGACGGCTGAAGCCGGCGTCGCCGATGCGGCGGGATCCGCGGACAATGTTCTGCACCATGTGTGTACTCCTTTGTAGATGGGTGCCCGAAGGGATCGGGCGCCCTGGTGGTGAGGGTGAGGACGACAGGGCGGTCGGCGGTGCCGGCCGCCGGGGTCAGGGGTGGGGCGAGCCCGTCGTGCAGGGCGCGGTGCTGGGCTCGGCGGCGCCCTCCGGGCCCGGGTCGAGGACGGATCCGTCGGCGGTGACGAGTCCGTCGGTCACCGGGGTCTCGCCCTCCTCGCCGATCGTGGACAGAAGGATCGCGCCGAGGATCAGGGCGCCGCCGAGGACCAGCCGCAGGGTGAGGGACTCCCCGCCGAAACCGATCGCGAACAGGGTGGCGAAGATCGGTTCCAGCGCCATGACGACCGCGGTCGCCGCCGCGGCGACGTAGCGCTGTGCCCAGGACTGCAGGAACAGCACGCCGATGCTGGCGACCAGGGCGGTGTAGAGGATCGCGCCCCAGGCGCTGGCGCTGGCGGGCATCGGCACTCCGCCGGGGAGCGCGAGCGCCCCGACCACCACGGTGATGCCGAGCATCTGGAAGGTGGTGAACGCGAGGGTGTCGAGGTGCTGGGCGAAGCGGCCCACCAGCACGATGTGCAGCGCATAGACCACGGCGCTGAGCAGGGTGAGTGCTTCGCCGCCGCCCAGCGCGAGGCCGGTCAGGGACAGCACCCCGATGCCCACCATCGCGATCACGCTGGCCAGCACGGTGCGGCCGGTGACGCGCGAGCGCACCACGAGCCAGGCCACGAACGGGGTGAGCACCACGTAGGCGCCGGTGAGGAACCCGGAGACGGAGGCGGAGGTGCTGGCCAGCCCCCAGGTCTGCAGCAGCTGCGCGAGCCCGTAGACGGCGCCGATCCCGAGCCCCACCAGGACGGCGTGCCTCCCTGCCTGCAGCAGCCGCTTCCAGCACAGCGCGACCAGCACCAGGCTCGCCAGCAGGAAGCGGATGAACAGGAAGTCGCTCGGGTCCACCGTCGTGATCGCGTCCTTGATGATCACGAAGGTGGAGCCCCAGATCGCGGTCACGGCGACGAGCGCCAGCACGGCGAGCATCTTCGTGTCCAGGGCGGCGGGGATGCGCATGGGGTCCTCTCGGGAGGTGGGACGGAACGGGGGCGGGCAGCGCAGCGGCGCGGGCTGCTACTTGTTGGGGAAGGTGGTGCCCTCGACGCTCACGTGCAGCACCGTGCAGGGCTCCGCGGCGGGTTCGGGATACCGGACGGCCTCGTCGATCTCGACCACGACGATCTCGCCGGGCCGCAGGGTGAGCTCCTGGCCGGAGCCGGCGAGCTGCTCGCGGTCGCTGAGATCGCTGTACTCGGTGCGGCCTACGAGCTCGGCCTTCGCAGCGATCTCGAGACGCACCGGGGCCTCGCCCGCGGCGATGACCTCGACGTAGCGGCGGCGACCGGTGAAGTGTCCGGTCTCGTGGCGGCGACGAGTGCGCAGATAGGTGAGCGAGTCGCCGATCGAGTGCATGACGCCTTCGCGGCGGGCGGGGGCGGCGCGGATCGCCTGGGCGGCGCGCGCCCATCGCGGCTTGCCGGCGGTGACGCGCTCGAACTCCGCGAGGTCGGTGAAGAGCTGCATCTCAGCACCCCTTTCCGGTCAGTGCCCGAAGACGGAATCCGTACTCGAAGTCCTCCCAGCGCACGCGGTGCGAATCGAGCACCTCGGAGCCCCAGGAGTTCGAGCCGAGCCCGAGCAGGCGGTGGTCGATGTTGAGGGTGACCGCGTCCTCGTCCAGGACGAGGTCCGTGCGGTGTCCGGTCGCATCGAGCGCGGCGCAGGAGTACGGCCAGGCGCTTACGTTCAGCAGCGGACCGTCGGCCTCGACGAGCAGTCCGCGACCGGTGGTGTCGGTCAGGGATGCCCAGCGCACGTCGCGTCGGTTGCCGTAGTCCTGCGGCACCACGTAGGGGGTGTCCATCTCCTCCACCGTGGTCGCGAAGCGGCCGATATAGGTGGCGGCGGCGGAGTCGGAGTAGTTCTCCCCCGGGCCACGACCGTGGTATTCGACGTGGCGCAGGGTCGGGGCGAGGCCGAAGTCCATGCCGAGCTTGGGCACGATGTCGCGGTACTCGCCGATCGGGGTGCCGCGCACGGCGACCGAGAGCGCGCCGTCGACCTCGAGGGTCCAGGTGAGGGTGAGGTCCATGCCGTGGGCGAGGCCCGGGGCAGCCACGTCCTCGCGCACCGTCACCTGGGCTCGGGTGTCATCCAGCTTCCAGGTCACCGCGCGCACCGAGCGGGTCAGGTGCCGCATCAGCAGCGGCTCCCACAGCCCGGCGTTCTCGGTCCCGTGGTTGTCGATCAGCGGCTTCCAGAACTGGACGCGCGGGGCGCGGGCCAGCAGCTCACGGCCCTCGGAGGTCCAGCTGGTCAGGGAGCCGTCGACCGTATCGATGGTGAGCAGGCTGGTGCCGGCGGTCAGGCGCAGGGTCTGACCGGTCTCTTCGCTGCGCACCCCTGCCGGGAGGGCGGGCAGCGGTGCCGGGGTGTGGGTGGCGGGGAAGTCGGCGAGCTCGATGACGCCGAGCTCATGGCCGGCCTCGCTGTACGGGGTGGGGTCGCGACGCACGACGCGGACGGTCAGGGAATTCTCGCCGGAGAGCTGATCTCCCGGCACCTCAGCAGGCAGGGGCGTGCGCTCGCCGGGGGTGATCGGCGGGCAGGGGATGGTCTCGGTGCGGGTGATCGCGCCGTCGGTGCGGTGCTCGAGCACCAGGTCGAGGTCGCGCAGCGGCTCGAACAGCAGCCGGCTGCGCAGCTGGTGGCCCGCCCCGGAGCGCTCGACGGCCACTGGGCACAGCACGTTCTTGTACTCCAGCAGGCCCGGACTCGGCTCCTGCCAGGGGAAGATCAACCCGTCCACGCAGAAGTTCGCGTTGTGGGTGTGCTCGCCGTAGTCGCCGCCGTACAGCCAGGTGGGGCCGTCCTCGCGTTCCACCCGGATCGCGTGATCGGACCACTCCCAGATGAAGTGTCCCTGCAGTGAGGGGTAGCGGTCGAACACCTGCTGGTATTCGGCCAGGCCGCCGGGGCCGTTGCCCATGGCGTGCCCGTACTCGCAGTTGATGCGGGGCTTGCCCATGGGGTGCTCGCCGAAGTCGTTCATCTGGGAGACCCGGGAGTACATCGTGGAGACCACGTCTACCACCTCGGCGTCGCGGTCCTCCTCGTAGTGGACGGGGCGGGTGGGATCCAGCTCCTTCACCCTCGCGTACATCGGGGCCACGTTGCACCCGTCGCCGGACTCGTTGCCGAGGGACCACATGATGATCGAAGCGTGGTTGCGCTGGGCGAGCACGTGACGCTCGATCCGATCGACGTACGCGGTCTCCCACGCGGGGTCGTCGGTGAGCTGGCCGATGTTGCCGGTGGCGACGAAGCCGTGGGTCTCGAGATCGGTCTCTGCCAGGACGAACAGCCCCAGCTCGTCGCACAGCTCGTAGAAGCGCGGGTCGTTCGGGTAGTGGGCGGTGCGCACGGCGTTGATGTTGTGCTGCTTCATGAGCACCAGGTCGCGGCGCATCCGCTCCATGCCCACCGCGCGGCCGCGACGATCATCGACGTCGTGCCGGTTCACGCCGTGCATCATCACGTACTGCCCGTTCCAGTGCAGCAGCCCGTCCTCGATGGTGATCTCCCGCAGGCCCACGCGGTGCGGGATCACCTCGATGAGCTCTCCGTCCTCATCGCGAAGGGTGAGGAGGAGCTGGTAGAGGTGCGGGTTCTCCGGGGTCCACCCGATGGGGTCCTCGACGTGGGCGCGGATCTGGGCGTTGCCGTCGGGGGTCGGGGCGGCGCCGCTCGCGACGATGTGGTCGCCGTCGCGCAGCTCCCAGTCCGCACGGGCGCAGCCGGGGCCGGCAGCGAGGTCGATCTCGAGCCCGGCGCGACGCTCGTCCCAGGGGGTGCGGATCACCAGGTCACGCAGGCCCGCCACCGGCCGGGCCTGCAGGTAGAGGTCGCGGAAGATCCCGGACAGCCACCACATGTCCTGGTCCTCGAGATAGGTGCCATCGCTGAACTGCAGCACCGTGAACGACAGCAGATTCTCGCCCACGCGGAGGTGGTCGGTGAGGTCGAACTCCGCGGCCAGGCGCGATCCCTTGGTGAAGCCGACGTAGTGGCCGTTCACGGTGATCTCGGCGAAGCTCTCCACGCCATCCAGCCGCAGGATGATCCGCTCGTTTGCGGGATCGAGGGCCTCGATCTCGACGGTGCGCTGGTAGACGGCGGTGGGGGTGGTGGAGGGGACACGGGGCGGGTCCACCGGGAAGGGGTAGGCCTCGTCGGTGTAGGCGGGGGTGCCGTAGCCGTCGAGCTGCCACATGTGCGGCACCTCCACCTGGTCCCAGTCGGTGTGGAGCTCCTCGTGGAGTGCGGTCTCCACGCGGAGGGGACCATCGAACAGCCGGAACTGCCAGTGGCCGGAGAGGGAGCGGAAGCCGAGGGAGCGGTCACGGTCCATCCCGGCAGCCGTCTCCGTATCGG
The window above is part of the Brachybacterium vulturis genome. Proteins encoded here:
- a CDS encoding DMT family transporter encodes the protein MRIPAALDTKMLAVLALVAVTAIWGSTFVIIKDAITTVDPSDFLFIRFLLASLVLVALCWKRLLQAGRHAVLVGLGIGAVYGLAQLLQTWGLASTSASVSGFLTGAYVVLTPFVAWLVVRSRVTGRTVLASVIAMVGIGVLSLTGLALGGGEALTLLSAVVYALHIVLVGRFAQHLDTLAFTTFQMLGITVVVGALALPGGVPMPASASAWGAILYTALVASIGVLFLQSWAQRYVAAAATAVVMALEPIFATLFAIGFGGESLTLRLVLGGALILGAILLSTIGEEGETPVTDGLVTADGSVLDPGPEGAAEPSTAPCTTGSPHP
- a CDS encoding glycoside hydrolase family 2 TIM barrel-domain containing protein, coding for MEQPHAWEDPSRTGDGRLPARAYFFGYADTETAAGMDRDRSLGFRSLSGHWQFRLFDGPLRVETALHEELHTDWDQVEVPHMWQLDGYGTPAYTDEAYPFPVDPPRVPSTTPTAVYQRTVEIEALDPANERIILRLDGVESFAEITVNGHYVGFTKGSRLAAEFDLTDHLRVGENLLSFTVLQFSDGTYLEDQDMWWLSGIFRDLYLQARPVAGLRDLVIRTPWDERRAGLEIDLAAGPGCARADWELRDGDHIVASGAAPTPDGNAQIRAHVEDPIGWTPENPHLYQLLLTLRDEDGELIEVIPHRVGLREITIEDGLLHWNGQYVMMHGVNRHDVDDRRGRAVGMERMRRDLVLMKQHNINAVRTAHYPNDPRFYELCDELGLFVLAETDLETHGFVATGNIGQLTDDPAWETAYVDRIERHVLAQRNHASIIMWSLGNESGDGCNVAPMYARVKELDPTRPVHYEEDRDAEVVDVVSTMYSRVSQMNDFGEHPMGKPRINCEYGHAMGNGPGGLAEYQQVFDRYPSLQGHFIWEWSDHAIRVEREDGPTWLYGGDYGEHTHNANFCVDGLIFPWQEPSPGLLEYKNVLCPVAVERSGAGHQLRSRLLFEPLRDLDLVLEHRTDGAITRTETIPCPPITPGERTPLPAEVPGDQLSGENSLTVRVVRRDPTPYSEAGHELGVIELADFPATHTPAPLPALPAGVRSEETGQTLRLTAGTSLLTIDTVDGSLTSWTSEGRELLARAPRVQFWKPLIDNHGTENAGLWEPLLMRHLTRSVRAVTWKLDDTRAQVTVREDVAAPGLAHGMDLTLTWTLEVDGALSVAVRGTPIGEYRDIVPKLGMDFGLAPTLRHVEYHGRGPGENYSDSAAATYIGRFATTVEEMDTPYVVPQDYGNRRDVRWASLTDTTGRGLLVEADGPLLNVSAWPYSCAALDATGHRTDLVLDEDAVTLNIDHRLLGLGSNSWGSEVLDSHRVRWEDFEYGFRLRALTGKGC